The Paenibacillus sp. FSL H7-0357 nucleotide sequence CTACCCGGTGCGCCGCTCCGGGATGCTGGCTGACGTAGTTGGCCACCTCGTGGATGACCTCAGCCAGCTGATTGCTGACATGCCGCTCTACCGGCATCACCCGGTCCTCGCGCAGCAGATGAATCATCAGCTGCTTCAAGATCAGCCGCCCCTCCTCTTCTGCAGCGTAGGTCTTCACCAGGAACAGGCGGACATAACGGGCGAGCAGATGCTCGAATTCCACTGTTTCGGTCAATTCACGGTAAGGCTGGGGAATATCCGTGACCTCTTCGGTTACGTCAAAATGAATGTATGTAAGCACTAGCGGCTTTTGCGGATTATGGGTCGCATACGTAAAGTCGCCCGGACGGAACAGGAAGCAGCTTCCCTTTCCTACCTTGAAAGGCACTCCGCTGCGCACAACCGTACCTTCTCCGCTCCAGACATAGAACAGATCATAATTTTGCAGCGGCTTCTCTCTTTTTTGCCACTTCCAGCCCGGTTCGCAGACAATTTTCGCCAGGGCAGGCAGGATCACAAAAGAGGACGGCGATGCATGCAGCATAATATTTCCTCCTAAATTTTTGGTGAGCGTTACCTCACTGAATTAGCTTCGACAAAAAATCACTTCGAAAGCATATGCTTAAGTTTTGTAAGCATACATTTTCCTTACTCTTATAATACCTTGTCACGTGTATTTTTGCACATCCTTCCAGGCCAGAAGCAGGCGGTCCACCCCTTCTTCCAGTGCCTCAGCATCGAGATGGGAAAAAGAAAAGCAAGCCGCCGGACTACCCGGGCCTATCCGGTACAGTGCTGCGTCGCGGAAGTCTGTGCCTCGCTGCAAAGCCGCTTCCCGGAAGGCGGAATATTCCTGTTCCGGGCGCAGCCACCGGGCATAAATATGCAGGCCGGAATCGCCGGGCAACGGCTGAAAGAGCATTCCGAGCCGCTCATTCAGAAGCGTACGGAAAATGCGGGCACGCTCCCCGTATATGCGCGTCATCCGCCGCAGATGGCGGCTGTATCCGCCAGTGCTCATGAACCGGGCCAACGCCCGCTGCTCAAGCTGCGCGCCTGGAAGCGGCTCATAAAGCGCCTTGGCCGCTGTCACAGGACCCACCAGCGAAGGCGGCAGCACGGCGAACCCGAGTCGCAGCCCGGAGAACATGCTGTTGGAGAAGGAGCCGATATACACCACCCGGTCCTCCCGGTCGAGCGCTTTCAGCGGTTCAATCGGCCGGCCGCCCCAGCGGAACTCGCTGTCATAATCATCCTCGACAATGACTGCCTCCTGCCGCCGGGCCCATTCCAGTAAGCTGCGCCGCCGGTCGAGCGGCAGTACCGCTCCCGTGGGGAATTGGCGGCTTGGCGTCACAAACAGCAGCCGTGCTGCCCAATCCTCGGGCACAAGCCCGCTCTCGTCAACCCGTCCCGGCAGCAGCTTACCGCCGCCAATCTCCACTGCCCGGCGGATGCCATGAAATCCGGGATCTTCCACAACGGCAGGTTCCCCCGGTTCCAGCAGCAGCTGCACCAGAAGAACAATGCCCTGCATCGAGCCGCTGAACAGCACGATCTGCTCCGCATCGGCTCTGATTCCCCGGGTAATCCGCAAATGGGCAGCTATTGCCCGCCGCAGGCTCTCCTCCCCTTGCGGCGGACAATAGCCCTCCAGCATCCCGCCTCCCTTGCCTCCGGCATAATTCAGTGCGCTCCGCCACTCGCCGTAAGGAAAATGTTCAATCCGCATGCCACTGCTGCGAAAGCTGATGGCATCTTCACCAGTCTGCCCGTAGATGGAAACCTGGCGCTCCATCAGGCGCTCTCCCCAAGAGGAAAGCGGGATCGCTACAGGTTCAAGGAATTCCCGATCAGGTGTGCGAAATTCCTCACCTGCCGGATTGAGTCCAGCGCCGACCCTTGGCAAGTCAACCACCTGATGATCGGTTGAATCCTCCCTGTATACCGGCTCTCCCCCGGCAGCAGGAAAAAAGCTGTCATCTGAAACAAAGGTGCCCCGGCCCTTCTCAGTCTTGATGTAACCGTCAGCCAGCAGCATGTCATATACCTGTGATGCTGAACCGCGCGACACAAGATACAGCCCGGCAAGCTGTCTTGTTGACGGCAGCCTTGTCCCCCCGGGAAGTATCCCCTCCAGGATCGCTGCCCGGAACGCATGATATAACGCTAGATATTTATAACGGTGGATGGCCAGGTACTGGTCATATGGCAGTGTGAAATTCATCTCCCCACCCTTTCCTCAAAAGTGGACTATTAAAATAACTCTAAACCGGTCCTTTTTCATTGTCAATTTATCAACTATTCTAAGTAAACAATTACTCAAGGTGAGTACTCCGCCACTATGATGAAAAGGACGTGTATTATGCGCAGAAAAGAATTTAAGATAGAGCAGGAAGAAGAAGTGGCTCAATTTTTGCAAGGAATGAGCTTTGGTTTTCTCGGTACAAGCGATGAACAGGGACAGCCGCGGGTCACTCCGCTGAATTTCGTCTATATGGAGGGCTGCTTCTATTTCCACGGCAGTCATGCCGGAGGCAAAATGGAGAGCATCCGCCAGCAGGCGCGGGCCTGCTTTACCGTTGCCGACGAATACGCGCTAATCCCCTCTTATTTCAGTGATCCCCATCTCGCTTGCCCTGCCACGGCCTATTTTAAAAGCGTAACTGCTTATGGAGTGGCCGAACTTGTGGAGGCGTCCGCCGAGAAGGCTGCTGTATTGTCCCGGTTTATGAACAAGCTGCAGCCCGAGGGCGGCTTTGATCCTATTGATGCCGAAGATCCGAAATACCGCTCGCGGCTGAAGGGTGTTGCGGTCGTACGAATTGTTCCGGATGAGCTGACAGCCAAATTTAAGTTCGGCCAGAATCTGAAAGAAGAGGAACGGTCCGGCATCACCAGGGGTCTGGAGGAGAGAAACGGAGAACGCGATGCCGAAACGATAGAAATGATGAAAAAATACTGCCCCCACCATAGCTGACTTAAGTAGAGCACCGAAACGAATTACAGCTTGGCTAACGCCGCTGAAAATATTCTAAAAGTATTTATAAAATGGCTGCTTTCATCAGTGACGGCTGGGAATCACGGTGATATAATGTTAGGCAATGTTAACGTATATATCCCAGAAGAATACCGGAAGGATGAAACTGATGAATCCACTGGCTGGACAATTAAACGAAAGCATCAAGGCAGGCAATGAACATGTGTACGATATGCTCTCCGATCTTGGCAAGGCGATCTATTTTCCTAAAGAGGGCATCCTGAGCCAAT carries:
- a CDS encoding aminotransferase-like domain-containing protein; the protein is MNFTLPYDQYLAIHRYKYLALYHAFRAAILEGILPGGTRLPSTRQLAGLYLVSRGSASQVYDMLLADGYIKTEKGRGTFVSDDSFFPAAGGEPVYREDSTDHQVVDLPRVGAGLNPAGEEFRTPDREFLEPVAIPLSSWGERLMERQVSIYGQTGEDAISFRSSGMRIEHFPYGEWRSALNYAGGKGGGMLEGYCPPQGEESLRRAIAAHLRITRGIRADAEQIVLFSGSMQGIVLLVQLLLEPGEPAVVEDPGFHGIRRAVEIGGGKLLPGRVDESGLVPEDWAARLLFVTPSRQFPTGAVLPLDRRRSLLEWARRQEAVIVEDDYDSEFRWGGRPIEPLKALDREDRVVYIGSFSNSMFSGLRLGFAVLPPSLVGPVTAAKALYEPLPGAQLEQRALARFMSTGGYSRHLRRMTRIYGERARIFRTLLNERLGMLFQPLPGDSGLHIYARWLRPEQEYSAFREAALQRGTDFRDAALYRIGPGSPAACFSFSHLDAEALEEGVDRLLLAWKDVQKYT
- a CDS encoding pyridoxamine 5'-phosphate oxidase family protein yields the protein MRRKEFKIEQEEEVAQFLQGMSFGFLGTSDEQGQPRVTPLNFVYMEGCFYFHGSHAGGKMESIRQQARACFTVADEYALIPSYFSDPHLACPATAYFKSVTAYGVAELVEASAEKAAVLSRFMNKLQPEGGFDPIDAEDPKYRSRLKGVAVVRIVPDELTAKFKFGQNLKEEERSGITRGLEERNGERDAETIEMMKKYCPHHS
- a CDS encoding helix-turn-helix domain-containing protein; translation: MLHASPSSFVILPALAKIVCEPGWKWQKREKPLQNYDLFYVWSGEGTVVRSGVPFKVGKGSCFLFRPGDFTYATHNPQKPLVLTYIHFDVTEEVTDIPQPYRELTETVEFEHLLARYVRLFLVKTYAAEEEGRLILKQLMIHLLREDRVMPVERHVSNQLAEVIHEVANYVSQHPGAAHRVEDLAARAGLSPRYFSIKFKEITGSSVQSYVIRARIERAQHLLLYAGMNVTEVADALGYRDIFFFSRQFKQHTGKSPSEIR